The Proteiniborus sp. DW1 genome segment CTAGAATATGCAAAAGAGTTGATTTTCCAGAACCACTTTTACCTATAATAGCATAAAAGAATCCTTCTTCTATTTCCAAGTTTAAAGGTTTCAATGCATTAACCTGCAATTCTCCCTTACCATAAGTCTTTTCAATATTTTCTGTCCTAAGAATAATACCCATGTAAACACCTCCCAAGTTTTAAAGAATATAACACATACTACCTACATTATCAATATGTTGTTTTCAAAATTGCAGTAAAGCAATAAATCTTCCGATATTTGTGGTAATTTTCTAAATATTTAAAAATATTAATTTATTTCATCTTTGTAAAATATTCTTGATTTTTACATTAATATGTCTTAAAAACTTGAAAGTATTTTTCCTCCAAATCTTCTAAATGTCCAATTATATGTACTAAATCTTCTCCAAAATCATTTAAAGAATAATATATGGTTCTATCTTTAACGGGGATGCAATGGTGCAATGGGGACGGTTCTTTTTGCATTAATCAAGTTTTTTTGCTATGCCATGAATAGTCCCTCGACTTACATGTAATAATTCAGCAATTCTTCTGTGTGATAAATAACTATTCTTAAGAAGTTGTTTAACCGTATCTTCTAAAATATTTTTGTCATTAGTTAATGCCTTAATATCTCTTATATCATATTTCTTTAAAAATTTATCAATAATTTTTTGAGCTCTTTCTTCACGTTCTTGTTCTAAATCTTCACTAATTTCTAAAAATTCTTCTATTTCTTCTTCTAAATGAAAACTCTTGAAATACTCTATTGAGTATGAGAATAGACCTAGTATAAATTCTCGTTCTCTAGGACATACTAATTTATTTTTGCCTTCTATATATTCTTTGTAACTACTCCAATAATAATCATCTGTATTAATTGCTATCTTAGCTTTTACTGGATTATTATGTATATATCTCATAGCTCTTATTAGATACCCTTCTGAATCTATAACTTCACTTTTAAATCTATCTTGAAAAACATGCCCTACTCTTTCGTACTTAGAATTATAAAGTCCTGCAAATTTAATATTTAT includes the following:
- a CDS encoding transposase gives rise to the protein MVRVARKESPTGYYHVMMRGNNKEMIFAKVAEKKYFIEQLQEQVEKKNISIVAYCLMNNHVHLLIHSELPKMTDAFKRINIKFAGLYNSKYERVGHVFQDRFKSEVIDSEGYLIRAMRYIHNNPVKAKIAINTDDYYWSSYKEYIEGKNKLVCPREREFILGLFSYSIEYFKSFHLEEEIEEFLEISEDLEQEREERAQKIIDKFLKKYDIRDIKALTNDKNILEDTVKQLLKNSYLSHRRIAELLHVSRGTIHGIAKKLD